A genomic window from Glycine soja cultivar W05 chromosome 10, ASM419377v2, whole genome shotgun sequence includes:
- the LOC114370719 gene encoding uncharacterized protein LOC114370719 isoform X1, producing the protein MMIDVGVHSVIYLILAFILDRAAHHHSQMATQSNSPPPPPPSTGVTSHSSSPPLKRTRKASRLRLLATRPVGAERPLVHVDPVTGKADGPHSKKFRTYLGIVARDKVDVTYENWKHVPITQKDLIWEDIQAEFDIPEASDLRTKKKILQTVGERWRQFKSDLTSKWALAADKDSVDDTVCKMYGISKEKWTQFCQSRRDPSWENVRKKAQAVQKQNTAPHVMSRGGYEYLEKKLMDEKRKKKLEEATQSGSTDTVIDPPSPIKRHVKWKLARTKKTGDMTSEAAKEIADKIVSHFQFIIVIIFFIV; encoded by the exons ccAAATGGCTACACAGTCAAACTCTCCtccgcctcctcctccttctactGGTGTAACATCGCATTCGTCGTCACCACCATTGAAGCGGACTAGAAAGGCCTCACGCCTAAGATTATTGGCGACTAGACCAGTTGGGGCAGAGAGACCCCTTGTCCATGTGGATCCTGTTACTGGCAAAGCAGACGGTCCCCACAGCAAGAAATTTAGAACATATTTAGGGATCGTtgctcgtgataaggtggatgtcACATACGAAAATTGGAAGCATGTCCCTATtactcagaaggatttgatatgggaggatattcag gctgaatttgatatccctgaagcatctgatttaaggacaaaaaagaaaatacttcagactgtgggggagcggtggagacagtttaagtctgatttgacgtcgaaatgggcacttgcagctGACAAGGATAGTGTTGATGACACTGTATGCAAAATGTAcggcattagcaaggagaaatggacCCAATTTTGCCAGAGCCGTAGAGACCCTTCATGGGAG AATGTTCGAAAAAAAGCACAAGCTGTCCAAAAACAAAACACTGCCCCTCACGTgatgtctcgtgggggttatgaatatttagaaaaaaagttgatggatgagaagagaaagaaaaaactagagGAAGCAACTCAATCCGGAAGCACTGACACCGtcattgatcctccatctcccatcaaacgacacgtgaagtggaagctagcccgcaccaagaaaactggtGACATGACATCTGAagcagcaaaggaaattgctgacaagattgtaagtcactttcaattcataattgtaattattttttttattgtgtga
- the LOC114370719 gene encoding uncharacterized protein LOC114370719 isoform X2, producing MATQSNSPPPPPPSTGVTSHSSSPPLKRTRKASRLRLLATRPVGAERPLVHVDPVTGKADGPHSKKFRTYLGIVARDKVDVTYENWKHVPITQKDLIWEDIQAEFDIPEASDLRTKKKILQTVGERWRQFKSDLTSKWALAADKDSVDDTVCKMYGISKEKWTQFCQSRRDPSWENVRKKAQAVQKQNTAPHVMSRGGYEYLEKKLMDEKRKKKLEEATQSGSTDTVIDPPSPIKRHVKWKLARTKKTGDMTSEAAKEIADKIVSHFQFIIVIIFFIV from the exons ATGGCTACACAGTCAAACTCTCCtccgcctcctcctccttctactGGTGTAACATCGCATTCGTCGTCACCACCATTGAAGCGGACTAGAAAGGCCTCACGCCTAAGATTATTGGCGACTAGACCAGTTGGGGCAGAGAGACCCCTTGTCCATGTGGATCCTGTTACTGGCAAAGCAGACGGTCCCCACAGCAAGAAATTTAGAACATATTTAGGGATCGTtgctcgtgataaggtggatgtcACATACGAAAATTGGAAGCATGTCCCTATtactcagaaggatttgatatgggaggatattcag gctgaatttgatatccctgaagcatctgatttaaggacaaaaaagaaaatacttcagactgtgggggagcggtggagacagtttaagtctgatttgacgtcgaaatgggcacttgcagctGACAAGGATAGTGTTGATGACACTGTATGCAAAATGTAcggcattagcaaggagaaatggacCCAATTTTGCCAGAGCCGTAGAGACCCTTCATGGGAG AATGTTCGAAAAAAAGCACAAGCTGTCCAAAAACAAAACACTGCCCCTCACGTgatgtctcgtgggggttatgaatatttagaaaaaaagttgatggatgagaagagaaagaaaaaactagagGAAGCAACTCAATCCGGAAGCACTGACACCGtcattgatcctccatctcccatcaaacgacacgtgaagtggaagctagcccgcaccaagaaaactggtGACATGACATCTGAagcagcaaaggaaattgctgacaagattgtaagtcactttcaattcataattgtaattattttttttattgtgtga